The following proteins come from a genomic window of Gossypium raimondii isolate GPD5lz chromosome 5, ASM2569854v1, whole genome shotgun sequence:
- the LOC105770638 gene encoding GATA transcription factor 21 codes for MTSSNCYSSLYPFPIDLNEDDQHQHHQLFNLISQPSSSSSSSSSSSSPSTSLTCPFSFSPTVQHQQAAFYQSLPQQFHDDQQDQEKIHVPQDGPLRSDCELRLSIWKKEERVETHHQSHDSAKWMPSKTRMMSSDHTDLSNSPTPKSEDHQEQKQPSSSPDNNNSTIRVCADCNTTKTPLWRSGPRGPKSLCNACGIRQRKARRAAAAAAAAGIVVAAETPPSMKSEVQRLKAKRSINDGFPHLKNKKCKLNSQSQSRKKLCFEDLRIILSKNSAFHGVFPQDEKEAAILLMALSYGLVHG; via the exons ATGACTTCTAGTAATTGTTATTCATCTCTTTATCCTTTTCCTATTGACCTAAACGAAGATGATCAACACCAACACCACCAGCTTTTCAACTTAATATCtcaaccttcttcttcttcatcatcatcatcttcttcttcgtcGCCTTCTACTTCACTTACTTGTCCTTTTTCCTTCAGCCCAACTGTTCAACACCAGCAAGCAGCTTTCTATCAGAGCCTACCCCAGCAGTTCCATGATGATCAACAAGATcag GAAAAAATACATGTTCCACAAGATGGACCATTGAGGAGTGACTGTGAGCTCAGGTTATCTATAtggaaaaaggaagaaaggGTTGAAACTCATCATCAAAGTCATGATTCTGCTAAGTGGATGCCTTCAAAGACGAGGATGATGAGCTCCGATCACACCGATTTATCAAATAGCCCTACACCGAAATCCGAAGATCATCAGGAGCAGAAACAACCATCATCTTCTCCGGACAACAACAACAGCACAATTAGGGTTTGTGCTGATTGCAACACTACTAAGACTCCTCTCTGGAGGAGTGGACCTCGGGGCCCCAAG TCCCTTTGCAACGCCTGTGGAATTCGTCAAAGAAAAGCAAGAAGGGCTGCagcggcggcggcggcggcaGGCATCGTTGTTGCAGCTGAGACACCGCCAAGTATGAAAAGTGAGGTTCAACGTCTTAAGGCGAAGAGATCAATCAACGATGGTTTTCCACATTTGAAGAACAAAAAATGCAAACTTAATTCTCAATCTCAAAGTAGAAAGAAGCTGTGTTTCGAAGATTTAAGGATAATATTGAGCAAGAATTCAGCTTTTCATGGAGTTTTTCCTCAGGACGAGAAAGAGGCCGCGATCCTACTCATGGCCTTATCGTATGGTCTTGTTCATGGTTGA